The following coding sequences are from one uncultured Desulfobacter sp. window:
- a CDS encoding POTRA domain-containing protein codes for MLIAGQISIPADLQGKELTFDINSFYIEGNSVLEKEVLTMGIKDYMGQGKTAGDVEAARDALEKLYHSLGYPTVLVNIPEQTVSDGVVKFQVIESRIKRVRVKGNKYFTHAYLDRYLSGISPGEILYLPRIRKELARVNQNQDLKVSPLLIPGRELGTIDVELNVEDSLPLHGFLELNNRSTHSTTDLRLNGMISYDNLWQRGHSMSLQFQTSPEDTGEVRMFSLSYSMPSIFNIDHLMVGYYIKSDSETASGEGFDVIGNGQMAGFRYMVPLNGIGRYEHNIAGGFDFKDFNEDSLGVETPIQYLPFNIAYSGYESDKSGTTQFSLGINFLIRDFFGNDKEAFANKRYMSTGNYLYVTAGAERRQKLPWDCSLFGRLDGQFTGQPLINNEQYAAGGVNSVRGYMESEVMADNALHGTLEVFAPNLIPKLTLIPYLFYDFAYLSLHDSLEGQFRNTFIHGTGLGVQGNWKKMIEYKMDWGIALKDTDDTQAYDQQIYFQVKWRF; via the coding sequence ATGCTGATTGCCGGACAGATTTCTATTCCGGCCGACCTGCAGGGAAAGGAACTGACCTTTGATATTAACTCCTTTTATATTGAAGGCAATTCAGTGCTGGAAAAAGAAGTTTTGACCATGGGAATCAAGGACTATATGGGACAGGGGAAAACAGCCGGGGATGTTGAGGCAGCAAGGGATGCCCTTGAAAAATTGTACCATTCCCTTGGATATCCCACCGTTCTGGTGAATATTCCCGAACAGACGGTCAGTGACGGTGTCGTGAAGTTCCAGGTCATTGAAAGCCGAATTAAACGGGTACGGGTGAAAGGAAATAAATATTTTACCCATGCGTATTTGGATCGATATCTGTCCGGGATCAGCCCCGGCGAAATTCTTTATCTGCCCAGAATTCGAAAGGAGCTTGCCCGGGTGAATCAGAACCAGGACTTGAAAGTTTCCCCGCTTCTGATACCGGGCCGGGAACTGGGCACCATTGATGTTGAACTTAACGTGGAGGACAGTCTTCCCCTTCACGGCTTTTTGGAGCTCAACAACCGCTCGACCCATTCCACCACCGACCTGCGGCTCAATGGTATGATCAGCTATGACAACCTGTGGCAGCGGGGGCACTCCATGAGCCTTCAATTCCAGACCTCTCCCGAAGATACCGGCGAGGTCAGGATGTTTTCCCTATCCTATTCCATGCCTTCCATTTTCAATATAGATCATCTGATGGTGGGGTACTACATTAAATCAGACAGTGAGACGGCCTCCGGCGAGGGCTTTGACGTCATCGGCAACGGGCAGATGGCAGGATTCCGCTATATGGTGCCCTTGAATGGTATTGGCCGGTACGAACACAATATAGCGGGTGGATTTGATTTCAAGGATTTTAATGAAGACTCCCTTGGGGTTGAAACCCCGATTCAGTATCTGCCTTTCAATATTGCGTATAGCGGATATGAGTCCGACAAGTCCGGTACAACACAGTTCAGTTTAGGCATTAATTTTCTGATTCGGGATTTTTTCGGCAACGATAAAGAGGCGTTCGCCAATAAGCGGTACATGTCCACAGGCAACTATCTTTATGTGACGGCGGGCGCGGAACGACGCCAGAAACTGCCCTGGGACTGCTCTTTGTTCGGCCGTCTGGACGGACAGTTCACCGGGCAGCCGTTGATCAATAATGAACAATACGCTGCCGGAGGGGTCAATAGTGTCAGGGGTTACATGGAGTCTGAAGTGATGGCGGATAACGCACTTCATGGCACCCTTGAGGTGTTTGCCCCCAACCTGATACCTAAACTGACATTGATCCCTTACCTGTTTTATGATTTCGCATATCTTTCTTTGCATGATTCCTTGGAAGGCCAGTTCAGAAACACGTTCATTCACGGAACAGGTCTTGGGGTGCAGGGAAACTGGAAAAAAATGATTGAATATAAAATGGACTGGGGCATAGCCCTCAAAGATACCGATGATACCCAAGCCTATGACCAGCAGATTTATTTTCAGGTCAAATGGCGATTTTAG
- a CDS encoding thioredoxin family protein, which yields MMNPCKRLRGQSVLKIVPIFLMLLLIPGGAGASGAGGINNADGQDASTQRPSDEQIKILKERIQKAVDAAQKAGETNINIDLDALLGEVQKDDLVSVNCTTYMDGQVVSGSKPVAFTFIAGEKTLVPGLGLAVIGMKEGEHQTKAIPAEQAYGERKAEKIKKFPRLQKFPVTMKVITADYQKRFKSLPAKGEIIQVNPYFKSKVLDVEDDFIQLENLAEDGQIQETDLGKTSIRIDQGVIEIRLDPVMGADFFQNQKRGWITDIEDASFTVDFNHPFAGKQFVLDYTILSLQKASYFTDIHLPWIDDYDQGLQAAKTQKKNEVLVLYADWCQWCTKMFEHTFEDPRIKQLKDEFIWVKANSDKDESLMARYGQDGFPMIVLLDDKGTVIKKISGFKAAPQLLPELKQMINHDSVKADT from the coding sequence ATGATGAATCCATGTAAGCGCCTAAGGGGGCAATCGGTTCTAAAGATTGTGCCGATATTTTTAATGCTGTTACTGATCCCGGGCGGGGCAGGGGCAAGTGGTGCCGGGGGCATAAACAATGCGGATGGGCAGGATGCGTCAACCCAAAGGCCAAGTGATGAACAGATCAAGATCTTGAAAGAACGGATTCAAAAGGCTGTTGATGCAGCTCAAAAAGCCGGGGAGACAAATATAAATATAGATCTTGATGCGCTTTTGGGCGAAGTGCAAAAAGATGATCTGGTTTCCGTCAACTGCACGACCTATATGGATGGTCAGGTGGTGTCCGGGAGCAAACCTGTGGCTTTTACGTTCATTGCCGGGGAAAAGACCCTTGTGCCTGGGTTGGGATTGGCGGTCATTGGAATGAAAGAGGGCGAACATCAGACAAAAGCAATCCCTGCGGAACAGGCATATGGAGAAAGAAAAGCAGAAAAAATTAAAAAATTCCCACGCCTTCAAAAGTTCCCGGTCACAATGAAGGTGATTACCGCAGATTATCAGAAGCGGTTCAAGTCTCTGCCGGCCAAGGGGGAAATTATCCAGGTGAATCCCTATTTTAAATCAAAGGTGCTTGACGTTGAGGACGATTTTATTCAGCTGGAAAATCTTGCTGAAGACGGTCAAATCCAAGAAACCGATTTGGGAAAAACAAGCATTCGGATAGATCAGGGTGTGATTGAAATCCGGTTGGACCCTGTTATGGGAGCTGATTTCTTTCAAAACCAAAAGCGGGGATGGATTACCGATATTGAGGATGCCAGTTTCACCGTTGATTTTAACCATCCGTTTGCCGGAAAGCAATTTGTGCTTGATTATACCATCCTATCCTTACAAAAAGCATCGTATTTTACGGATATCCATCTTCCCTGGATAGATGACTATGACCAGGGACTCCAGGCGGCAAAGACCCAGAAAAAAAATGAGGTGCTTGTATTATATGCGGACTGGTGCCAGTGGTGCACAAAAATGTTTGAGCACACCTTTGAGGACCCCCGTATCAAACAGCTTAAAGATGAATTTATCTGGGTGAAAGCCAATTCAGACAAAGATGAATCCTTAATGGCCCGTTACGGACAGGATGGGTTTCCCATGATTGTGCTGTTGGACGACAAGGGAACGGTAATAAAAAAAATAAGCGGTTTCAAGGCTGCACCGCAGTTGCTGCCGGAATTGAAACAGATGATCAACCATGATTCTGTTAAAGCTGATACTTGA
- a CDS encoding PEP-CTERM sorting domain-containing protein, translating into MKKLLSVVFACFMVFAAVDSALAFTSDSLMLAVYNADDNEVVLDLGSLSGLDLTAQNVTLAEAGSFSLSNFGDSISSYSDLSVAVFGNSGVGSTTAKYLGITEDVDVSYNKGAYTSFETGSSSIALAGADGSFSTRLSSDLNSYNIIMNSNGTLPGNFRGFLADTDLGETSLVEDGYVELYLQETGFTGGRTGYFYSDTVATIQIYSNGTVMLNASASAVPVPGSLTLLGIGLLGLAGIRRK; encoded by the coding sequence ATGAAGAAATTGTTATCTGTTGTTTTTGCATGTTTCATGGTGTTTGCAGCTGTAGATTCCGCCCTGGCGTTCACTTCCGACAGCCTTATGCTGGCGGTTTACAATGCGGACGACAATGAGGTTGTACTTGATCTGGGCAGTCTTTCCGGTTTGGATCTAACTGCACAAAACGTAACTCTGGCCGAAGCTGGGTCCTTTTCTTTGAGTAACTTTGGTGATTCTATCTCTTCTTACAGCGATCTTAGTGTGGCTGTTTTTGGAAATAGCGGTGTTGGCTCTACAACTGCTAAGTATCTTGGCATTACAGAAGACGTTGACGTTTCATACAATAAAGGTGCCTACACCTCATTTGAAACCGGATCTTCTAGCATTGCGCTTGCTGGCGCTGATGGTTCTTTCAGCACCAGATTATCCTCAGATCTGAACTCTTACAATATAATCATGAACTCCAACGGCACTCTGCCTGGCAATTTTCGCGGTTTTTTAGCTGACACTGATTTGGGTGAAACTTCCCTGGTTGAAGATGGTTATGTGGAACTGTACCTTCAGGAAACAGGTTTTACCGGTGGAAGAACTGGATATTTCTACTCTGACACCGTTGCTACCATTCAGATCTATTCTAACGGTACCGTTATGCTCAACGCCTCTGCCTCTGCGGTGCCTGTTCCAGGCTCCTTGACGCTTCTGGGGATTGGCCTTCTCGGACTTGCCGGTATCCGCAGAAAATAA
- the xrtH gene encoding exosortase H: MSGKRAKLNRRAARDTFNTSQHHLLSARKQLRAFIWSFLILAALIFIPVSLVPESWYGPLNHLTANFSAVFMRMMGTAPVVRGTNIRLDGFAVNVISECSAVHLIALFTAFVLAFPAGRIQKLTGIAVGVVLISLLNGIRIGAVTMIGRFFPNLFDVFHIYLGQLGMLSTVVLLCLLWCRKVSDPDFLEKPIRFFLRFLAFSLVPFLLWLPLNRVYQGMVDGFVEKVFSAASYKIVIPLGHDYYYQSFSLVTMAGLLLAVKHVNLTTRLGWFACGGGVLTLLQIAMRICNTWIAAFHMQWAATISQMVYFLCIQAVPLGIGLVFVMKARTEKIK, translated from the coding sequence ATGAGCGGAAAACGAGCAAAATTAAACAGGCGGGCAGCCCGGGATACGTTCAATACATCACAACACCATCTATTGTCGGCCCGAAAGCAGCTGCGCGCGTTCATATGGTCTTTTTTGATTCTGGCCGCCCTCATCTTTATTCCCGTCAGCCTCGTTCCCGAATCCTGGTACGGTCCGCTCAACCATTTGACGGCAAATTTTTCCGCCGTTTTCATGCGGATGATGGGAACAGCACCCGTGGTCCGGGGAACGAATATCCGTCTGGACGGTTTTGCCGTCAATGTCATTTCCGAATGTTCGGCCGTTCATTTGATTGCGCTGTTTACCGCTTTTGTGCTCGCTTTTCCGGCCGGCCGGATCCAGAAACTGACCGGTATCGCAGTCGGCGTTGTATTGATTTCACTGCTCAACGGCATCAGAATTGGTGCCGTCACAATGATCGGCCGATTTTTCCCAAATTTATTCGATGTGTTTCATATCTACCTGGGGCAGTTGGGCATGCTTTCCACTGTGGTGTTGTTATGTCTGCTCTGGTGCCGCAAGGTCTCCGATCCTGACTTTCTGGAAAAGCCGATCCGGTTCTTTCTTCGATTTCTTGCCTTTTCCTTGGTTCCGTTTCTTCTCTGGCTGCCGCTGAACCGCGTGTATCAAGGCATGGTGGACGGTTTTGTTGAAAAGGTGTTCTCCGCAGCCTCCTATAAGATAGTGATACCCCTTGGCCATGATTATTATTATCAGTCATTCAGCCTGGTCACCATGGCGGGGCTTTTGCTTGCTGTTAAACATGTTAACCTCACCACCCGGCTGGGCTGGTTTGCCTGTGGGGGAGGCGTGCTGACACTGCTTCAGATCGCCATGCGTATCTGCAACACGTGGATTGCGGCGTTTCATATGCAATGGGCGGCAACCATCTCCCAGATGGTTTATTTTTTATGTATTCAGGCTGTCCCCCTGGGGATTGGACTGGTCTTTGTGATGAAAGCCCGAACAGAAAAAATAAAATAG
- a CDS encoding AAA family ATPase yields MTQEAVMEKSHLQDRIAPLSFDAPVYEKSREYPIDPDLVLKNRGICINPDAPEVEYYKILRTRIQQQSKKKKLNTLMITSPNKNEGKTITSINMGFIFAREFNQTVLLVDCDFKGQDIHKYLGIENDRSLIDYFLHGVPLNDLIIWPGIDKLTLISGDETVGNSTEILSSEAMESLVAEMGQRYSDRYVFFDAPPVLERSEAISMAPMMDGIIMVVEARVTPKADIEKAVSLLPPDKFLGFVLNKKG; encoded by the coding sequence ATGACCCAGGAAGCAGTAATGGAAAAAAGCCACCTCCAGGACAGGATCGCCCCGTTGTCCTTTGACGCGCCGGTATACGAAAAATCCCGGGAATATCCCATTGATCCGGACCTTGTCCTGAAAAACCGGGGGATTTGCATCAACCCCGACGCGCCCGAAGTTGAATACTATAAGATTCTAAGAACCCGGATTCAGCAGCAGTCCAAAAAGAAAAAGTTGAATACCCTGATGATCACAAGCCCGAATAAAAACGAGGGCAAAACCATCACCAGCATCAACATGGGGTTTATTTTCGCCCGGGAATTCAATCAGACCGTGCTTCTCGTGGACTGCGATTTCAAGGGTCAGGATATCCATAAATACCTGGGGATTGAAAATGACCGGAGCCTGATCGATTACTTTCTCCACGGCGTTCCGTTAAACGATCTGATTATCTGGCCGGGGATAGACAAATTGACCCTGATCTCCGGAGACGAAACGGTGGGCAATTCCACCGAGATCCTCTCTTCGGAAGCCATGGAGTCGCTTGTGGCAGAGATGGGGCAGCGGTATTCCGACCGGTATGTGTTTTTTGACGCCCCGCCGGTTCTCGAACGTTCCGAGGCCATTTCCATGGCCCCCATGATGGACGGCATCATCATGGTGGTTGAAGCCCGGGTAACGCCCAAGGCGGACATTGAAAAAGCCGTTTCCCTGCTGCCGCCGGATAAATTTTTGGGCTTTGTTCTGAATAAAAAAGGGTGA
- a CDS encoding tetratricopeptide repeat protein — MNKRTYPLISVLVLILFLVAGCGSPDDKKAAFLNKGKALMGKKDYASAELEFKNAVQIDPEYADAFFELGQVEIERKNYKRAYQMFDKTLRLDPSNLQAEVELGRLLLGAKEKLKAEEYAAHVLEKDPTHVNGRLLMASVHFVNKDYDKGEQILSGMLAENLTRPEIYMMMASLSEKDKDRAGAKTFLEQGLKENPENVPLLVRLYKAAARDEQFDAAEGYLKKAIDLEPDQITLKLALAQYYLVQKDEPSAESYLNGVVDASDAQGSVVMPVVNFWLGAKEPEKAEILLKKVIAHSPENFDFRLFLAQMYTNTGRLDESEQVLKANLELNKDPGHPGIIKTKMSLAKLMLAKALPEDAEKLVDEVLAEDHNNVEAHGLKGNFYLNRRDGLNAISEFRVVVTEKPELVQGHLNLAQAHLINKEPMLALDVLEKGLKANPESDRILMALARMKMVEQDTAKSEEYLKQIVALAPDNINALINLGDFYTGTKQYDKALAQFEQVKTVHKDSPAGYIKTANVYLKRNEDDKALLELKAGYEKFPDAAMLISQLSQLYMKKKNVPAAIALCEKRLEKKPEEAFSWNLLGGIYFVTKAYDKAETHFEKAIEISPEWQKPYENLAQLYLFQGKKESAVAKLESAIKQNEKNKEAWMLLGMIHKGDEDYQAAATVFKQAFDAIPSLWSAANDYAYITSEYLAGQAGDLSEAMAYAQKAVSLSGSAGPTRDTLGWIYYKMGNYELAHGELKMALAQRPDHYIVNYHMGMVLEKQGRHQEAATHLESALAKNMDFPGAEDARKIVEQYEAETGSIN; from the coding sequence ATGAACAAGCGAACGTACCCATTAATCAGTGTTCTTGTTTTGATTTTATTCCTGGTTGCCGGGTGCGGCAGCCCGGATGACAAAAAGGCTGCCTTTTTAAATAAGGGTAAAGCCTTGATGGGAAAAAAAGATTATGCCAGTGCGGAGCTGGAGTTTAAAAATGCCGTCCAGATCGACCCTGAATATGCAGATGCCTTTTTTGAGCTCGGTCAAGTCGAAATTGAAAGGAAAAATTATAAACGGGCCTACCAGATGTTTGACAAAACCCTGCGGCTTGATCCTTCCAATCTCCAGGCCGAAGTTGAGCTTGGCCGGCTTCTGCTCGGGGCCAAGGAGAAACTTAAAGCCGAAGAATATGCGGCGCATGTCCTTGAAAAAGATCCCACCCATGTGAATGGACGGCTGTTGATGGCCTCCGTTCATTTTGTCAATAAGGACTATGACAAAGGAGAACAAATTTTGTCCGGCATGCTGGCCGAAAATCTGACCCGCCCCGAGATATATATGATGATGGCATCCCTGTCCGAAAAGGATAAAGACCGGGCCGGTGCCAAAACGTTTTTAGAGCAGGGCTTGAAGGAAAACCCGGAGAATGTTCCGCTCCTGGTTCGTCTTTACAAGGCTGCCGCCAGGGATGAACAATTTGATGCGGCAGAAGGCTATCTTAAGAAAGCCATTGATCTTGAGCCGGATCAAATTACGCTTAAACTGGCGTTGGCCCAATATTATCTGGTGCAAAAAGATGAGCCTAGTGCGGAATCCTATCTCAACGGCGTGGTGGATGCCTCTGATGCCCAGGGTTCGGTTGTGATGCCGGTTGTCAATTTCTGGCTGGGCGCAAAAGAGCCGGAAAAGGCGGAAATCCTGCTTAAAAAAGTGATTGCCCACAGCCCCGAAAATTTTGATTTCCGACTTTTTCTGGCACAGATGTATACCAACACCGGACGGCTGGATGAGTCAGAGCAGGTATTAAAAGCAAACCTGGAATTAAATAAAGATCCAGGCCATCCGGGTATTATAAAAACCAAGATGAGCCTGGCCAAACTGATGTTGGCCAAAGCCCTGCCCGAGGATGCTGAAAAACTGGTGGATGAAGTTCTGGCAGAAGATCACAATAACGTCGAAGCCCACGGCCTTAAAGGCAACTTTTACCTGAACCGAAGGGACGGGCTCAATGCCATATCCGAGTTCCGGGTGGTTGTAACGGAAAAACCGGAGCTTGTTCAAGGACATCTGAACCTGGCCCAGGCGCATCTGATAAACAAAGAGCCCATGCTGGCATTGGATGTTCTTGAAAAAGGCCTTAAGGCAAACCCGGAATCCGATAGAATTCTCATGGCCCTGGCCCGGATGAAGATGGTGGAACAGGACACCGCAAAAAGCGAAGAATATCTTAAACAAATCGTAGCGCTGGCACCGGACAACATCAATGCCCTCATCAACCTGGGGGATTTTTATACCGGTACCAAGCAGTATGATAAAGCACTGGCCCAATTTGAACAGGTCAAAACCGTTCACAAGGATTCGCCGGCCGGATATATCAAGACAGCCAATGTGTATCTCAAACGCAATGAAGATGATAAAGCGCTTTTGGAACTCAAGGCCGGGTATGAAAAATTTCCGGACGCCGCCATGCTGATCTCCCAGTTGTCCCAGCTGTATATGAAAAAGAAAAATGTGCCCGCCGCCATCGCTTTGTGCGAAAAACGGCTTGAAAAAAAACCCGAAGAAGCCTTTAGCTGGAACCTTCTGGGCGGCATCTATTTTGTAACCAAGGCCTATGACAAAGCAGAAACCCATTTTGAAAAGGCCATTGAGATTTCTCCCGAATGGCAGAAACCATATGAAAACCTGGCACAACTTTACCTGTTCCAGGGAAAAAAAGAGAGTGCCGTTGCAAAACTTGAGTCCGCCATCAAACAGAACGAGAAAAATAAGGAAGCCTGGATGCTTTTGGGCATGATCCATAAAGGAGATGAAGATTACCAGGCGGCCGCAACGGTGTTCAAGCAGGCCTTTGATGCCATCCCCTCCCTGTGGTCTGCGGCCAATGATTATGCCTACATCACGTCCGAATATCTGGCCGGCCAGGCGGGGGATCTTTCCGAAGCCATGGCATATGCCCAAAAAGCGGTGAGCCTGAGCGGCAGTGCCGGGCCGACAAGGGATACCCTTGGGTGGATTTACTATAAAATGGGGAATTACGAACTGGCCCATGGCGAACTTAAAATGGCCCTTGCGCAACGGCCGGATCACTATATCGTCAATTATCATATGGGCATGGTGCTGGAAAAACAGGGGCGGCACCAGGAAGCTGCCACCCACCTTGAATCTGCATTGGCCAAGAATATGGACTTTCCCGGTGCGGAGGATGCCAGAAAAATAGTTGAGCAGTATGAAGCCGAGACGGGCTCAATTAATTAA
- a CDS encoding DNRLRE domain-containing protein, whose protein sequence is MKKSLIALFAATILYTSGTEPAVAEDFTVIALPDTQNYSEHYPEIYTSQTQWIVDSANTLNTQFVTHLGDIVNNAATAFEWANAVNAMDILDNADMPYGTCVGNHDIHYPGDYYDPDGENYLTRFSPDNYADKSWFGGASPSGLSNYQIVTVDGKGYLFMHILVETPPQELAWAQEILNDNQDKPTWVSTHRYLFNWSILGAGRYDDFNYTFEGAYRDDGIPADSFYHNFVAANRQIYMVYCGHNHAEYRQTSTNNFGLTVHEVLADYQDGDNGGDGYLRINTIKPDDDRIDVKTYSSYRNSYETDGDSQFTLSVNFDDYTSNSPVLSFRQGVDGYAGAVDTYVSENNSGASYGSSGTVVVDNDTENSLWGDDEAQGLLKFGDIFQGAVLEGDDPPTRIPLGATITNAVMTITLVDDVDSPSCSGLDFNVHRLARDWNESSTWNSLGSGISTGSSSEVDTTILGSFAGDNDPDSDYSRTVDVTSAVRDWSNGSANYGFVITSEDISWCDDGVEIKSSNNSSTAERPMLTVSFTYTVTNVEPTVTQVLTAAPAQVNEGEESILTLAAEDPNAQDPLIFWLEGQEIGYATGSGSVEHAVLFEDEGTYTFSARIEDDEAIVDAGTVTVVVNNLPPVITDLTSDLTVDAGRIFTYAVQASDPGVYDTITTAWDLDDNGAYDDDEGTEGTAWFSTTGEHIVRVKVEDNDGAETVDEFIVTVVDIAADGDFDNDGDSVDTTTHVFTDADDETAFEFCMAGSGVTPAPPAPYDAVNCLSAFDADNDGDVDSDDENDLLGIETVTPVPAIGIAGLLLTALIILAIGVYGLDRRTGKQ, encoded by the coding sequence ATGAAAAAATCACTGATTGCCCTTTTTGCCGCAACCATTTTATACACATCAGGCACAGAGCCGGCTGTTGCAGAGGATTTCACGGTAATCGCCCTGCCGGACACCCAGAATTACAGTGAACACTATCCTGAAATCTACACCAGCCAGACCCAGTGGATCGTGGACAGCGCCAATACGCTCAACACTCAATTTGTCACCCATCTGGGAGATATTGTAAACAATGCGGCAACCGCCTTTGAGTGGGCCAACGCAGTCAACGCCATGGACATCCTGGATAATGCGGATATGCCCTACGGGACCTGTGTGGGCAACCATGACATTCATTATCCAGGCGATTACTATGACCCCGACGGCGAGAACTATCTTACCCGGTTTTCACCGGATAATTATGCAGACAAATCCTGGTTCGGCGGGGCATCCCCCAGCGGCCTGAGCAATTACCAGATCGTCACGGTGGATGGCAAAGGGTATCTGTTCATGCACATTCTGGTTGAAACACCGCCCCAGGAACTGGCCTGGGCCCAGGAGATCCTTAACGACAACCAGGACAAACCGACCTGGGTCAGCACCCACCGTTATCTGTTCAACTGGTCCATACTCGGGGCCGGACGGTATGATGATTTCAACTACACCTTTGAAGGCGCTTACCGGGATGACGGCATTCCCGCGGACAGTTTCTATCACAATTTTGTGGCGGCCAACCGGCAGATCTACATGGTCTACTGCGGTCACAACCATGCAGAATACCGCCAGACCAGCACCAACAACTTCGGGCTGACGGTTCATGAGGTCCTGGCGGATTACCAGGATGGGGACAACGGCGGTGACGGATACCTGCGCATCAATACCATCAAACCCGATGACGACCGGATAGATGTCAAAACCTACTCTTCCTACCGGAATAGTTACGAAACCGATGGCGACAGCCAATTCACTTTGTCCGTCAATTTTGATGACTACACGTCGAATTCACCGGTCCTGAGCTTCCGGCAGGGGGTTGACGGGTACGCCGGCGCCGTGGATACCTATGTCAGTGAAAATAACAGCGGCGCAAGCTATGGGAGCAGCGGCACCGTTGTTGTGGATAACGACACGGAGAACTCACTGTGGGGTGATGATGAAGCCCAGGGGCTGCTGAAGTTCGGTGATATCTTCCAGGGTGCAGTGCTGGAGGGTGACGATCCCCCCACCCGGATTCCTTTGGGTGCAACCATTACAAACGCGGTGATGACAATAACCCTGGTCGACGATGTGGATTCACCAAGCTGCAGCGGGCTGGATTTTAATGTGCACCGGCTCGCCAGGGACTGGAATGAATCCTCAACCTGGAATTCCCTTGGCAGCGGCATCTCCACGGGTTCATCCTCGGAGGTGGACACCACCATTCTAGGCTCTTTTGCAGGCGACAATGATCCGGACAGTGATTACAGCCGCACTGTGGATGTAACCTCCGCTGTCCGGGACTGGTCCAACGGCAGCGCCAATTACGGATTTGTCATCACCTCCGAGGATATCAGCTGGTGCGACGACGGCGTTGAGATCAAGTCATCGAATAACAGTTCCACGGCGGAACGCCCCATGCTTACGGTATCATTCACCTACACCGTCACCAATGTTGAACCCACAGTCACCCAGGTCTTGACAGCCGCCCCCGCCCAGGTCAACGAAGGAGAGGAATCAATTCTGACCCTAGCCGCCGAGGATCCCAATGCCCAGGACCCGCTGATTTTTTGGCTGGAAGGCCAAGAGATCGGGTATGCCACGGGGTCCGGGTCAGTGGAACACGCCGTCTTGTTCGAGGACGAAGGCACCTACACCTTTTCCGCCCGGATCGAAGATGATGAAGCGATTGTGGATGCAGGCACCGTAACTGTTGTTGTGAACAACCTGCCCCCGGTGATCACCGACTTAACTTCGGATTTGACCGTGGATGCAGGCAGAATATTTACCTATGCAGTTCAGGCATCCGACCCCGGGGTCTATGACACCATTACCACTGCCTGGGACCTGGATGACAACGGGGCCTATGATGACGATGAAGGCACCGAAGGCACTGCGTGGTTCAGCACAACAGGAGAACATATTGTCCGTGTAAAGGTTGAGGACAATGACGGAGCTGAAACGGTGGATGAATTTATTGTGACCGTGGTGGACATTGCCGCAGACGGTGATTTTGACAATGACGGCGACAGCGTTGACACAACAACCCATGTCTTCACCGACGCCGATGATGAGACCGCCTTTGAATTCTGCATGGCAGGTTCCGGTGTTACACCTGCCCCACCCGCCCCCTATGATGCCGTAAACTGCTTATCCGCCTTTGATGCGGATAATGACGGGGATGTGGACAGCGATGACGAAAACGACCTGCTCGGTATTGAAACCGTGACACCGGTACCGGCCATAGGTATCGCCGGACTGCTTTTGACCGCACTTATCATTTTAGCCATCGGCGTGTATGGCCTGGATCGAAGAACAGGGAAACAATAA
- a CDS encoding cohesin domain-containing protein, translating to MAWIEEQGNNKHQKFIYWAFFILLSIKLKVEKKEKFMGKKFLLAVAFILLLSCAPAYADMSLTIAPSQQTIGIGETAEVDIILSGLVDDPELTEFWVEISYDETILSFGRGTLNVEADETEIYERSPGWVNISVREIVTNPQPYPEWSLATLTFSGKETGTSLLELNEAADFWDGVQLTITTFNNSTITVVPIPGSCLLLLSSLGVMGLARRVKNIQ from the coding sequence ATGGCCTGGATCGAAGAACAGGGAAACAATAAGCATCAAAAGTTCATCTATTGGGCTTTTTTTATATTACTGTCAATAAAACTAAAAGTTGAAAAAAAGGAAAAGTTTATGGGGAAAAAATTTTTATTAGCTGTGGCATTCATACTGTTGTTGTCATGCGCACCTGCATACGCAGACATGAGCTTAACCATTGCGCCTTCACAGCAGACAATTGGAATCGGAGAGACCGCAGAGGTTGATATTATTCTCAGCGGGTTGGTTGATGACCCTGAATTGACTGAGTTTTGGGTTGAGATTTCTTATGATGAAACGATCTTGAGCTTTGGAAGAGGAACCCTAAATGTAGAAGCCGATGAGACGGAGATTTATGAGAGGAGCCCTGGATGGGTCAATATCTCGGTACGCGAGATCGTAACCAATCCCCAGCCATACCCGGAATGGAGCCTGGCTACACTAACGTTTTCAGGCAAAGAGACAGGAACAAGTCTGCTTGAGCTCAACGAAGCAGCAGACTTTTGGGATGGCGTTCAACTTACGATTACGACATTTAACAATAGTACAATAACGGTTGTGCCGATTCCAGGTTCATGTTTGCTGCTACTGAGCAGTTTGGGGGTTATGGGGTTGGCAAGAAGAGTAAAAAATATCCAATAA